The following coding sequences lie in one Thalassoglobus polymorphus genomic window:
- the dapB gene encoding 4-hydroxy-tetrahydrodipicolinate reductase encodes MAVPIRIAIHGAAGRMGQRLVALTHVDPELELAAALESASSPVLGQDAGEIAGLGKIGVEITTSIPEHVDAVIDFSVPEGAVAIAGVCAERQIPLVEATTGLSDEQRQVILEAAQLTPVVMAPSMSLAVNLAMKLVAEAGKALKNLPGGVDVEIVERHHRFKEDAPSGTALKFGEIVATEMGQSEHKHGREGMTGQRSQSEIGYHALRTGDNVGEHQIIFGMMGETLEVYVRGHTRDSYAYGALAAAKFVATQGAGLYTMKDVLDI; translated from the coding sequence CGACTTGTCGCATTGACCCATGTTGATCCGGAACTGGAACTCGCTGCCGCTTTAGAATCAGCAAGTTCACCCGTGCTGGGGCAAGACGCCGGTGAAATCGCTGGACTGGGAAAAATTGGCGTCGAGATCACCACGTCAATTCCTGAACACGTTGACGCGGTTATCGACTTCTCCGTTCCTGAAGGGGCAGTTGCGATTGCCGGAGTCTGTGCGGAGCGTCAGATTCCGTTAGTGGAAGCAACAACCGGATTAAGCGATGAGCAACGACAGGTTATCCTCGAAGCAGCTCAGCTGACACCCGTTGTGATGGCTCCCAGTATGAGCTTGGCGGTCAACTTGGCGATGAAGCTTGTCGCTGAGGCGGGGAAGGCACTCAAAAATCTTCCAGGTGGTGTCGATGTGGAAATCGTCGAGCGGCACCATCGATTCAAAGAAGATGCTCCCAGCGGGACAGCTCTGAAGTTCGGGGAAATCGTCGCCACGGAAATGGGGCAGTCAGAGCACAAACATGGTCGCGAGGGAATGACTGGTCAGCGATCGCAAAGTGAGATCGGCTACCACGCGCTTCGCACGGGCGATAACGTCGGCGAACACCAAATTATTTTCGGGATGATGGGTGAGACGCTCGAAGTTTACGTTCGCGGACATACCCGAGATAGCTACGCCTACGGAGCCTTGGCTGCAGCCAAGTTCGTCGCTACTCAAGGTGCTGGCTTGTACACTATGAAAGATGTTCTCGATATCTGA
- a CDS encoding DUF6807 domain-containing protein has protein sequence MAKFFLASILSASFLIVATTGVVQAEEVFQFAVQAEQVARKDSPIWVDLPKALQNVEGDLVLRQAAGGGQVVSQKSEDGKRLVFIPKEEIPATQGRLYQIQVVPKSDSTPADSTFAVRCIKDDKTVSLALGDQKILTYNTAVLEPPAGTSELYRRSGFIHPFVTPQGKVVTDGFPSDHLHQHGIFAAWTKTFFEGEGVNFWDQLGGTGTVGHREILETTSGDVFASFKVRLAHVLTKGEPRDVLDEVWTVRLYNLPKMHQFDIESVQTCVAKTPLTIAEYHYGGFAYRGSAEWIKNDQHHIITNETDDREVGNHTKPNWVGVYGPVQGDLCGAAMFSHPTNFRSPQPVRLHPSMPYFVYSPAVLGEFELAPGKPFAAKYRYLSYDGKPDAKRLDSAWKNYSSAPKIQWVTATAP, from the coding sequence ATGGCAAAGTTTTTCTTGGCAAGCATTCTGTCCGCAAGCTTTTTGATTGTCGCCACCACGGGAGTTGTGCAGGCTGAGGAAGTGTTTCAGTTTGCCGTTCAGGCTGAGCAAGTTGCGAGAAAAGATTCGCCAATCTGGGTGGACCTGCCTAAGGCGTTGCAGAATGTTGAGGGAGATTTGGTATTGCGGCAAGCTGCTGGGGGAGGCCAGGTTGTCTCTCAAAAAAGTGAAGATGGGAAACGGCTCGTCTTTATCCCGAAAGAAGAAATTCCCGCGACTCAGGGGCGGTTGTATCAAATTCAAGTTGTTCCGAAATCTGATTCGACGCCGGCTGATTCAACCTTTGCCGTCAGGTGCATTAAAGATGACAAGACAGTTTCTCTCGCTTTGGGCGATCAGAAAATTCTGACTTACAACACCGCTGTCCTCGAGCCACCAGCTGGGACGTCGGAATTGTACCGCCGAAGTGGATTCATTCACCCTTTCGTAACTCCTCAGGGAAAGGTCGTGACTGATGGATTTCCGAGTGATCATCTGCATCAGCATGGGATTTTTGCAGCGTGGACAAAGACCTTTTTCGAAGGAGAAGGTGTCAATTTCTGGGACCAGTTAGGTGGCACTGGGACAGTCGGGCATCGCGAGATTCTCGAAACGACCTCAGGGGATGTCTTTGCGTCGTTCAAAGTTCGTCTGGCTCATGTCCTGACGAAGGGGGAGCCGCGCGATGTCCTCGACGAAGTCTGGACGGTTCGTTTGTACAACCTTCCGAAGATGCACCAGTTTGACATCGAATCGGTGCAAACCTGTGTTGCAAAAACACCGCTGACTATCGCAGAGTACCACTACGGCGGATTTGCTTATCGTGGGAGTGCTGAGTGGATTAAAAACGATCAACACCACATCATCACCAACGAAACGGATGATCGCGAAGTGGGCAATCACACGAAGCCAAACTGGGTGGGCGTTTACGGACCTGTTCAAGGCGATCTTTGCGGAGCTGCGATGTTCTCTCACCCCACGAACTTCCGCAGCCCACAACCGGTTCGGCTGCATCCCAGCATGCCTTACTTCGTCTACTCACCTGCAGTCCTTGGAGAATTTGAACTCGCACCGGGAAAACCGTTCGCAGCCAAGTACCGCTACCTTTCTTACGATGGCAAACCGGACGCAAAACGACTCGACTCTGCGTGGAAGAACTATTCCTCGGCTCCGAAAATTCAATGGGTCACAGCCACAGCACCATAA